From the genome of Devriesea agamarum, one region includes:
- a CDS encoding aldo/keto reductase → MTTKSLSIPTLTLPDSAPGQGSREIPLIGFGTSSLKGTAAVDAVACALRSGYRLIDTASQYGNEASVGEGIRRSGIKREDVIVTTKVAGGDQGQEATPTAVRESLRRLGLDYIDILLIHWPNPSRGLAAQTWQAMLKLVDEGLVRIPGVSNFRPDQLTELHRASGVWPAMNQIQLSPALQRHDAVAFHAEHGIVTEAWGPLGGREGLSSQFVMKRLAAKYDASTAQIALRWAIDRNIVVIPKSTNPERQLANASLDHVRFDQSDLDLIATLDLGEEAAWDSREHEEW, encoded by the coding sequence ATGACCACCAAATCGCTCTCCATTCCGACTCTGACGCTGCCTGATTCTGCTCCCGGACAGGGCTCGCGCGAGATCCCGCTGATCGGTTTCGGCACCAGCAGTCTGAAAGGCACGGCGGCTGTCGACGCTGTGGCTTGCGCGCTTCGTTCGGGTTACCGACTCATTGATACGGCCTCACAGTATGGGAATGAGGCCTCAGTGGGTGAAGGTATCCGCCGCTCCGGCATCAAACGCGAAGATGTCATCGTGACCACCAAAGTTGCCGGTGGCGACCAAGGCCAGGAGGCTACGCCCACAGCTGTCCGCGAGTCGCTGCGCAGGCTTGGCCTCGACTACATCGACATCTTGCTCATCCATTGGCCTAACCCGTCGCGTGGCCTGGCAGCGCAGACGTGGCAGGCAATGCTCAAGCTGGTGGACGAGGGCCTGGTACGTATCCCTGGGGTCTCGAACTTTCGCCCGGACCAGCTCACTGAATTGCATCGGGCAAGTGGGGTGTGGCCGGCCATGAATCAGATCCAGTTGTCTCCGGCTTTGCAGCGACATGATGCGGTGGCATTCCATGCTGAGCACGGCATCGTCACGGAGGCCTGGGGGCCGCTCGGTGGGCGTGAGGGCCTGTCCTCACAGTTTGTGATGAAGCGGCTCGCGGCCAAATATGATGCGAGCACCGCGCAGATCGCATTGCGGTGGGCAATTGATCGCAACATCGTGGTGATCCCCAAGTCGACCAACCCCGAACGGCAGCTGGCCAATGCGTCACTGGATCATGTGCGGTTTGACCAGTCCGATCTCGACCTCATCGCAACGCTCGACTTGGGTGAAGAGGCAGCCTGGGATTCGCGCGAGCACGAAGAGTGGTGA
- a CDS encoding SIR2 family NAD-dependent protein deacylase: MSPSSDRPVERQEGETSLPRTYFRPTEHHSRIVFLTGAGLSVAAGLSTFRGPDGLWALAPELEAAMYAERLPGSLPQLWHVWAGMRRRAHAAGPTAGHRAIAAMGAPVITQNVENLHQDAGSDEVIELHGTAARAVCLNPRCGWSMEVAGEGPGDGSTAQDFGVPNLCPLCSAPTRPDVVLFGEMLPEEAMLTAMRRARTCDLFVSVGTSGTVAPASLLAPLARDNGAETVCIDPAADSGAEAIFDHVIRHDAQQVLPSWVGITRRRSRNPFLDPFD; this comes from the coding sequence GTGAGTCCTTCGAGTGATCGGCCGGTGGAACGGCAGGAGGGGGAGACCTCCTTACCAAGGACATACTTCCGGCCCACCGAACATCATTCCCGCATTGTGTTCCTGACCGGTGCGGGGCTCAGCGTTGCCGCGGGCCTGAGCACTTTCCGCGGGCCAGATGGTCTATGGGCGTTAGCCCCGGAACTAGAAGCAGCGATGTATGCCGAACGCCTGCCGGGTAGTCTTCCGCAGCTGTGGCACGTGTGGGCCGGGATGAGGCGGCGTGCCCATGCGGCGGGCCCTACCGCCGGGCATCGGGCGATTGCGGCGATGGGTGCGCCGGTGATCACCCAGAACGTGGAGAACTTGCATCAGGACGCAGGCAGCGACGAAGTGATCGAGCTGCACGGCACCGCGGCCCGTGCGGTATGCCTCAACCCCCGGTGTGGCTGGTCGATGGAAGTAGCAGGGGAAGGACCCGGCGACGGGTCCACCGCTCAAGACTTCGGCGTACCGAACCTATGTCCGCTGTGCTCGGCTCCCACCAGACCCGATGTGGTGCTCTTCGGGGAAATGCTCCCCGAAGAGGCCATGCTGACCGCGATGCGCCGGGCCCGTACCTGCGACCTGTTCGTATCGGTAGGAACGTCCGGAACGGTGGCCCCGGCGAGCTTGCTTGCGCCACTCGCACGCGATAACGGCGCGGAAACCGTATGCATAGACCCGGCCGCAGATTCCGGTGCCGAAGCGATCTTTGACCACGTGATCAGACACGATGCACAACAGGTGCTTCCGTCATGGGTGGGAATCACCCGGCGCCGCTCGCGCAATCCCTTCCTTGACCCGTTCGACTAG
- the epsC gene encoding serine O-acetyltransferase EpsC, which produces MLRSRTPLSALGHGALSVLARCQEDINNARRHDPAARSAYEIALTYPGLHAIWIHRLSYALWQRPRGKFVARCLSQFSRSVTGIEIHPGAQIGRRFFIDHGMGVVIGETAEVGDDVMMYHGVTLGGRSLAKTKRHPTVQDGAVIGAGARVLGPVTLGAGSQIGANAVVVKDVPAGATAVGVPAQIRDSSARHDEHVDPAIWI; this is translated from the coding sequence ATGCTGCGATCTCGAACTCCGCTGTCGGCGCTAGGCCACGGTGCGCTTAGCGTCCTTGCCCGATGCCAAGAAGACATCAACAATGCTCGGCGGCACGACCCCGCAGCTCGGTCTGCATACGAAATTGCCCTCACCTACCCGGGTCTGCACGCAATTTGGATCCACCGGCTGAGCTACGCCCTGTGGCAGCGTCCGCGCGGCAAATTCGTGGCCCGCTGCCTGTCACAGTTCTCGCGATCAGTCACAGGAATCGAGATTCACCCCGGCGCCCAAATCGGTCGGCGGTTCTTCATCGACCACGGCATGGGGGTGGTGATCGGAGAGACGGCAGAGGTGGGTGATGACGTCATGATGTACCACGGCGTCACTCTGGGCGGACGGAGCTTGGCTAAAACCAAACGTCATCCCACCGTGCAAGATGGCGCTGTGATCGGGGCCGGTGCGCGAGTGCTCGGACCGGTCACCCTGGGGGCGGGCTCTCAAATCGGGGCGAACGCCGTGGTCGTGAAAGATGTTCCAGCCGGTGCCACAGCGGTGGGAGTACCAGCTCAAATACGGGACAGTTCCGCCCGACATGACGAGCATGTGGACCCGGCGATCTGGATTTAA
- the cysK gene encoding cysteine synthase A codes for MPIYNNVSELVGRTPLVRLNRLPEDVGATIVVKLEFYNPGNSVKDRIGVAMIDAAEQSGALQAGGTIVEATSGNTGIALAMIGTSRGYRVILTMPESMSKERRALLRAFGAELVLTPAAEGMKGAVAKAEQIAEETGAVQVKQFDNPANRDIHRRTTAEEIWSDTDGDVDALVAGIGTGGTITGVGQVLKERKDDVKVIAVEPQESAILNGGAPGPHKIQGIGANFVPSVLDTTVYDEVIDIDGETAMQTARSIARTEGLLVGISSGAAIAAAIEVGRRDEMKGKLIVVIVPSYGERYLSTPLYAEYLD; via the coding sequence ATGCCGATTTATAACAACGTCTCCGAACTGGTTGGTCGGACCCCGCTCGTCAGGCTCAACCGCCTGCCCGAGGACGTCGGCGCCACCATCGTCGTGAAACTTGAGTTCTACAACCCCGGCAACTCGGTGAAAGACCGGATCGGCGTGGCCATGATCGACGCCGCCGAACAATCCGGCGCCCTCCAGGCTGGAGGCACTATCGTCGAAGCCACCAGTGGAAACACTGGGATCGCGCTCGCAATGATCGGAACCTCCCGTGGCTATCGGGTCATCCTGACCATGCCCGAATCGATGTCCAAAGAGCGCCGCGCCCTGCTACGCGCCTTTGGAGCCGAGCTGGTGCTCACCCCGGCGGCCGAGGGTATGAAAGGTGCGGTCGCCAAGGCTGAGCAGATTGCCGAAGAAACCGGCGCCGTGCAGGTCAAGCAGTTCGATAATCCGGCGAACCGAGATATTCACCGTCGAACCACCGCCGAAGAAATCTGGTCCGATACCGACGGTGACGTGGACGCTCTGGTTGCAGGCATCGGAACAGGTGGAACCATCACCGGAGTCGGCCAGGTGCTCAAGGAACGCAAGGACGACGTGAAAGTGATCGCCGTCGAGCCGCAGGAATCGGCCATCTTGAATGGCGGCGCACCCGGGCCGCACAAAATTCAAGGAATCGGTGCGAACTTCGTGCCCTCGGTGCTCGACACCACCGTGTATGACGAGGTCATCGACATCGACGGTGAGACCGCCATGCAGACGGCTCGTAGCATTGCTCGGACCGAAGGGCTGCTAGTCGGTATTTCCTCCGGCGCCGCCATTGCTGCAGCGATCGAGGTTGGCCGACGCGACGAGATGAAAGGCAAACTCATCGTCGTCATCGTTCCGTCGTACGGCGAACGGTATCTCTCGACCCCGCTATACGCCGAGTATTTGGACTAA
- the trpS gene encoding tryptophan--tRNA ligase, whose amino-acid sequence MNDAEISRASYDTALRRSADIERQIAEDPSGFRMLTGDRPTGSLHIGHYFGTLRNRVLMQERGIDTWVLIADYQVITDRDVVGDIRGRVCDVLTDYLAIGIDPERTTIFAHSAVPALNQLMLPFLSLVTVPELERNPTVKAEFQDAGKSALGGLLLTYPVHQAADILFCGGNLVPVGKDQLPHIEQTRLIARRFNERYAGGEKVFPLPDALLSHAPLILGLDGSKKMSKSRGNTIMLKASADDTLKLIKKAKTDSDRVITYDPENRPEVANLLMIASLCSDCTPTEIADEIGDKGAGTLKMLCAEALNEHLAPIRARRAELEKNPDYLFEVLRRGNARANEQADKTLARVREVMGMVY is encoded by the coding sequence ATGAACGATGCCGAGATTTCCCGCGCCAGCTACGACACCGCCCTTCGTCGCAGCGCCGACATCGAACGCCAGATTGCTGAGGATCCGAGTGGTTTCCGGATGCTCACCGGCGATCGTCCGACCGGTTCCCTGCATATTGGGCATTACTTTGGCACCCTGCGAAACCGGGTGCTCATGCAGGAACGCGGTATCGATACCTGGGTTTTAATCGCTGACTACCAGGTCATCACCGACAGAGACGTGGTGGGCGATATCCGGGGTCGGGTGTGCGATGTCCTGACCGACTACCTCGCGATTGGTATCGACCCTGAGCGCACCACCATATTTGCCCACTCTGCGGTGCCTGCGCTGAACCAGCTGATGCTGCCGTTCCTCTCGCTTGTCACCGTGCCGGAGCTAGAGCGCAACCCCACGGTTAAGGCGGAGTTTCAGGATGCAGGCAAGTCTGCCCTCGGTGGATTGCTGCTGACGTATCCGGTACACCAGGCTGCCGACATTTTGTTTTGCGGTGGCAACCTGGTTCCGGTGGGTAAGGATCAGCTGCCGCACATTGAGCAGACCCGTCTGATCGCGCGTCGCTTTAACGAGCGGTACGCCGGTGGGGAGAAAGTATTCCCCTTGCCGGATGCGCTCCTATCTCATGCGCCGTTGATTTTGGGGTTGGATGGCTCGAAGAAAATGAGCAAATCCCGCGGGAACACCATCATGCTCAAAGCCAGCGCCGATGACACGTTGAAGCTCATTAAGAAGGCGAAGACCGATTCTGATCGTGTAATTACCTACGATCCGGAGAATCGTCCGGAGGTCGCGAATCTGTTGATGATCGCCAGTTTGTGCAGTGATTGCACGCCGACCGAGATTGCCGACGAGATCGGTGATAAGGGCGCGGGTACCTTGAAGATGCTGTGTGCTGAGGCGCTTAATGAGCACCTGGCGCCGATACGGGCTCGTCGCGCGGAGCTGGAAAAGAACCCGGATTATCTGTTCGAGGTGCTTCGCCGCGGTAACGCCCGGGCCAATGAGCAGGCGGACAAGACGTTGGCGCGCGTGCGTGAGGTGATGGGGATGGTCTACTGA